From a single Anomaloglossus baeobatrachus isolate aAnoBae1 chromosome 4, aAnoBae1.hap1, whole genome shotgun sequence genomic region:
- the PRELID1 gene encoding PRELI domain-containing protein 1, mitochondrial: protein MVKYFLGLNELRSSWDQVFTAFWQRYPNPYSKHVLTEDILYREVTSDHKLLTRRLLTKTNRLPRWAERFFPANVAHAVYVLEDSIIDVHKKTLTTYTWNINHSTVMSVEERCLYCENSANKNWTEVRREAWVSSRVFGFSRPIQEFGLARFKSNVTKAMKGYDYILAKMQGDLPTRTLVETAKEATEKAKETALAAKEKAKDLASKAATSKKQQFV from the exons ATGGTGAAGTATTTTTTAGGCTTGAATGAGCTGAGGAGCTCGTGGGACCAAGTGTTCACTGCTTTTTGGCAGCGTTATCCAAACCCCTACAG CAAACATGTCCTGACCGAAGACATTCTGTACCGCGAGGTGACCAGTGACCACAAGCTACTGACCAGGAGACTGTTAACCAAGACCAACCGCCTGCCACGGTGGGCAGAGCGATTCTTCCCTGCCAACGTGGCCCATGCTGTGTACGTCTTAGAAGACTCCATAATTGATGTCCACAAGAAAACCCTGACCACGTACACGTGGAACATAAACCACAGCACCGTCATG TCTGTGGAGGAACGCTGTTTATACTGTGAAAATTCAGCAAACAAAAATTGGACCGAGGTTAGAAGAGAGGCCTGGGTGTCCTCCAGGGTGTTTGGTTTTAGCAGACCAATACAG GAGTTTGGGCTGGCTAGATTTAAGAGTAACGTGACCAAGGCTATGAAAGGATATGACTACATCTTGGCAAAAATGCAAG GCGATTTGCCTACCAGGACATTGGTAGAAACTGCAAAGGAGGCAACAGAAAAAGCAAAAGAGACTGCCCTTGCCGCAAAGGAGAAAGCCAAAGACTTGGCCAGTAAGGCAGCTACTAGTAAGAAGCAGCAGTTTGTGTGA